In a genomic window of Agarivorans albus:
- a CDS encoding carbohydrate porin → MKLSKLSLACLAAVSSLSLSGGANASTEGFEFHGYFRAGLLTSAENDFKKSNFAGQKETLGRLGLEADNDASLNFANTWAFDDGRSVKVNVGLGDYGQESSLSASADAFQMGFGQLFIEFDGMSSSGVFWGGKREYGKDNYIFMTDFFYSDMSGTGVGITGYEVGDALLDFAYIASDRVDPDIDRWATDDAGNLENLNNIMHAFQFGVTYGALELSAMYKTMPDNWDMDGKEWAETGYDLTAIYTLNSFFGIPGNGFSKIIAQAGKGLGSGNLLAGTITSYNAYHPGSQFQGEHPDWTWSSASAGGDANRLLTMVDEKDTSARLLLWGGYTLDNGIGFFPSIQGQYNDHHENDLGSYDYWISAMVRPTFPVSDHFYVQGELGYVHNNWSGATSNQSKITVAPTFILPTGMGPAPEIRFLATYLPKSWTHTNESGESDSDFILGFQADVWW, encoded by the coding sequence ATGAAATTGTCTAAACTATCGCTTGCGTGCTTAGCTGCAGTGTCTAGCTTGTCTCTCTCTGGTGGTGCTAATGCGTCTACCGAAGGTTTTGAGTTTCATGGCTACTTTCGTGCAGGGCTACTAACAAGTGCCGAAAACGATTTTAAAAAATCTAATTTTGCAGGCCAAAAAGAAACCTTAGGTCGTTTAGGCTTGGAAGCCGATAACGATGCTAGCCTTAACTTTGCTAATACTTGGGCCTTTGATGATGGCCGCTCAGTTAAAGTAAATGTTGGCTTAGGCGACTACGGCCAGGAGAGTTCTCTAAGCGCCAGCGCCGATGCCTTCCAAATGGGTTTTGGCCAGTTATTTATCGAGTTTGATGGCATGTCCTCAAGTGGCGTGTTCTGGGGTGGTAAACGAGAATACGGTAAAGATAACTACATCTTTATGACCGACTTTTTCTACAGTGATATGTCGGGTACCGGTGTAGGTATTACTGGCTACGAAGTGGGTGATGCACTGCTGGATTTTGCCTACATTGCCAGTGATCGCGTAGACCCTGATATTGACCGTTGGGCGACTGACGATGCAGGTAATTTAGAAAACCTTAATAACATCATGCATGCCTTTCAATTTGGTGTGACTTATGGCGCGCTTGAACTGTCTGCTATGTATAAAACCATGCCAGATAACTGGGATATGGATGGTAAAGAGTGGGCCGAAACGGGCTACGATTTAACCGCTATTTATACCCTTAATAGCTTCTTTGGTATTCCTGGTAATGGCTTCTCTAAAATTATTGCTCAAGCCGGTAAAGGTTTAGGTTCGGGCAACTTGCTAGCAGGTACTATCACTTCTTATAACGCTTACCACCCTGGTTCGCAGTTCCAAGGTGAACACCCAGATTGGACCTGGAGTTCAGCGTCTGCTGGTGGTGATGCCAACCGCTTGTTAACTATGGTTGATGAGAAAGATACCTCGGCACGTTTATTACTGTGGGGCGGTTACACCTTAGATAATGGCATTGGCTTCTTCCCGTCTATTCAAGGTCAATACAATGACCACCACGAAAATGATCTAGGTAGTTACGACTACTGGATTTCTGCAATGGTTCGCCCAACGTTCCCAGTAAGTGACCACTTCTACGTGCAGGGTGAATTAGGTTATGTGCATAACAACTGGAGTGGCGCCACGTCTAACCAGTCTAAAATTACGGTTGCACCAACCTTCATCTTACCTACCGGTATGGGACCTGCTCCAGAAATTCGTTTCTTAGCTACATATCTGCCTAAGTCGTGGACTCATACTAACGAATCGGGTGAATCAGATAGTGACTTCATCTTAGGTTTCCAAGCCGACGTGTGGTGGTAA
- a CDS encoding MalM family protein, translated as MKTILAASIVLALTACSNNQSMIVDYGTDDTKDIQKIAPEEGYAALKQAAICCESLKQLDYQLVTAPGKLDFTITASDPVFNFSSGRSFVKAFELPNAQGATNIDVSAPIVNSVFVPSILVLDEDHQPLQLFDDTTINYDPSSIVSVDRYYGNILLPSRYGDQQKAKYLLVFTTTEAMQQQTKLNPPDSKAAETGRVDVNMKIHMNKPVPHTAIGAARLAFDYVPAEKQNADALAAAAVVTTSNSAVKVEPSQSSVDSISANSASSNTQISSIEPEVAAMFEQLIQQAVADGNYDKALKIVKDAEQAGLVNANEVFVKAVKAQ; from the coding sequence ATGAAAACAATTTTGGCCGCAAGTATAGTGTTAGCCTTGACCGCTTGTAGTAATAATCAAAGCATGATTGTTGACTACGGAACTGACGATACCAAAGATATTCAGAAAATTGCGCCAGAAGAAGGTTATGCAGCCTTAAAGCAAGCTGCAATATGTTGTGAATCTTTAAAGCAGCTTGATTACCAATTAGTTACTGCGCCAGGCAAGTTAGATTTTACTATTACGGCCAGTGACCCGGTATTTAACTTTAGCTCTGGGCGCTCCTTTGTAAAGGCATTTGAGCTACCTAATGCGCAAGGAGCAACCAATATTGATGTATCGGCCCCTATAGTAAATAGTGTGTTTGTACCATCGATTTTGGTGCTTGATGAAGATCATCAACCTTTGCAGTTATTCGACGACACTACGATTAACTACGATCCCAGCTCTATTGTTAGCGTAGATCGTTATTACGGCAATATATTGCTGCCGAGCCGCTACGGAGACCAGCAAAAGGCGAAATACCTATTGGTGTTTACTACCACCGAAGCAATGCAGCAGCAAACTAAGCTGAACCCACCAGACAGTAAGGCCGCAGAAACTGGCAGAGTAGATGTAAATATGAAGATTCATATGAACAAGCCTGTACCACATACTGCCATTGGCGCCGCTCGCCTCGCTTTTGATTATGTCCCAGCAGAGAAGCAAAATGCTGATGCGCTTGCTGCAGCTGCGGTAGTTACAACTAGCAATAGCGCTGTAAAGGTAGAACCTAGTCAATCTAGTGTCGATAGTATTTCCGCTAACTCAGCCAGTAGCAATACGCAAATATCTAGCATAGAACCAGAGGTAGCGGCCATGTTTGAGCAACTTATTCAGCAAGCAGTTGCCGATGGGAACTATGATAAAGCTCTAAAAATAGTTAAAGACGCTGAGCAAGCAGGTTTAGTGAATGCCAATGAGGTTTTTGTTAAGGCTGTAAAAGCACAGTAA
- a CDS encoding GGDEF domain-containing protein: MKYCRQEIYYPLLVVFTISLMLWQQFGMNMSLNYPVDQHFNATALNDDINGGASVGTLKVNDANVTLHCKTVNSHTFPFCSMLIPLKAKLKQYADLSKFDTLTIDLTTVDLRRDTVLIYLLNNEQDLPNGNDRISHTRANIQAINPTIGRAQYQLALNQFYVPSWWVFAKPYGIDTGARLDNVEYLQIATGDNRSLKDLEITLHAFSFSGKWINARDLYFLLLSLWIASIVVHAIFLAGKMRNKYIISKNKTEELNKINSFLSIERDKYKTMAKHDPLTKLLNRAGLSSTLSTLMSEFSHSSKAASLIMFDIDHFKQINDQHGHDVGDQVLVSISQQVAEVIRGQDVFARWGGEEFVIVCPNTQLKGACVLAENIRSLIANSPLIEQQQVTSSFGVAQLNSANIDTWFKRADEALYKAKMNGRNKIEFS, encoded by the coding sequence ATGAAGTATTGTCGACAAGAAATCTACTATCCCTTGTTGGTGGTATTCACCATAAGCCTTATGTTGTGGCAACAGTTTGGTATGAACATGTCGCTAAACTACCCGGTTGATCAGCACTTTAATGCGACGGCACTTAACGATGACATAAATGGGGGAGCATCTGTTGGTACTCTTAAGGTTAACGATGCCAATGTCACTTTGCACTGCAAAACCGTAAACTCTCATACTTTTCCATTTTGCAGTATGTTAATTCCACTTAAAGCCAAGCTAAAACAATATGCCGACTTATCTAAGTTTGACACTTTAACGATAGACTTAACCACCGTTGATCTAAGGCGCGACACTGTGCTGATTTACCTGCTCAATAATGAGCAAGACTTACCAAATGGTAATGACAGAATCAGCCATACTCGCGCCAATATTCAAGCCATCAACCCAACCATTGGACGCGCTCAATATCAATTAGCGTTAAATCAGTTTTATGTGCCATCTTGGTGGGTATTTGCCAAACCCTACGGTATAGACACTGGTGCTAGGTTAGATAATGTAGAGTATTTACAAATTGCGACTGGCGACAATCGTTCACTTAAAGATTTAGAAATTACCCTGCATGCCTTTAGCTTTAGTGGTAAGTGGATAAACGCTAGAGATCTGTACTTTTTGCTGCTGTCGCTATGGATTGCCAGCATAGTGGTACATGCTATTTTCCTTGCCGGAAAAATGCGCAATAAATACATAATATCGAAAAATAAAACTGAAGAGCTTAATAAAATCAATAGCTTTTTGAGCATTGAGCGCGATAAATATAAAACCATGGCAAAGCACGACCCCCTCACTAAATTGCTTAATCGAGCCGGCTTAAGTAGCACACTCTCCACATTGATGAGTGAGTTCTCCCATTCATCTAAAGCAGCCAGCTTAATCATGTTTGATATTGACCACTTTAAACAAATAAATGATCAACATGGTCATGATGTGGGAGACCAAGTATTAGTATCTATCAGTCAGCAAGTAGCAGAGGTTATTAGAGGCCAAGATGTATTTGCCCGCTGGGGCGGCGAAGAGTTTGTGATTGTGTGTCCCAATACCCAGTTAAAAGGGGCTTGTGTATTAGCCGAAAACATTAGATCACTTATCGCGAACAGCCCGTTAATAGAGCAACAACAAGTAACCAGCTCCTTTGGCGTTGCACAGCTAAACTCGGCCAACATTGATACTTGGTTTAAGCGTGCGGATGAAGCGCTATATAAGGCCAAAATGAATGGCCGAAACAAAATTGAATTTAGTTAA
- a CDS encoding transporter substrate-binding domain-containing protein — MMRILMQPWAQQTLATALLLGLLLPYDAMADNPQTISYPKFSQRSEYFEKVLALALAKTEQEYGIANLQPFERELSNERLRRYLQDKQYIDVMWSTATKQRNKTLRPVKFDLLQGLGQYRFLLVQAGDSKRFENIKTLRQLRQFSAGSGTYWSDTKVMRYNGIEPVTSVNHSLLPMLAAGRFDYLSRGAHEVWSELAAHTNQFELLDNVVLKYTCRYFFYVNKDNIELAERLEKGLYLALNDGSYNQLFFSESDFKQGWDKLNQLAPASIITLNPP, encoded by the coding sequence ATGATGCGAATACTCATGCAGCCTTGGGCACAACAAACACTCGCTACTGCACTATTGCTAGGTCTATTGCTGCCCTATGATGCTATGGCTGATAACCCACAAACCATTAGTTATCCTAAGTTCAGCCAACGCTCAGAATATTTTGAAAAAGTTCTGGCACTTGCCCTAGCCAAAACCGAACAAGAGTATGGCATTGCCAATCTTCAACCTTTTGAGCGAGAGCTAAGCAATGAGCGCTTGCGCCGCTATTTACAAGACAAGCAATACATAGACGTAATGTGGTCCACAGCCACTAAACAGCGTAATAAAACACTGCGCCCTGTTAAGTTCGACTTATTACAAGGCCTTGGCCAATATCGCTTTTTGTTAGTACAAGCAGGCGATAGCAAGCGCTTTGAAAATATAAAGACTTTACGCCAACTTCGTCAATTTAGTGCAGGCTCTGGTACCTATTGGAGTGATACCAAAGTAATGCGTTACAACGGCATCGAGCCTGTTACTTCGGTAAACCATAGCTTATTACCTATGTTGGCCGCAGGCCGCTTTGATTACCTTTCACGCGGTGCGCATGAGGTATGGTCTGAGCTTGCAGCTCACACCAATCAGTTTGAATTACTGGATAACGTGGTTCTCAAGTACACTTGTCGATATTTTTTCTACGTGAATAAAGACAATATTGAGCTCGCAGAACGTTTAGAAAAAGGGCTTTATCTAGCTCTAAATGACGGCAGCTATAACCAGCTGTTTTTTAGTGAAAGCGACTTTAAGCAAGGCTGGGATAAACTCAACCAACTCGCTCCAGCAAGCATAATCACACTTAATCCACCCTAG
- a CDS encoding carboxypeptidase-like regulatory domain-containing protein, whose translation MIEMLKIYFLAICCALMLGCGGSSETDPEPQNAYQVAVTVVDANSQLPLADAQVSIAEQAQTSDQQGYSSFELAAGSYSLSVSLAGYQTHQQSLELGEQGLSVSINLEAQPTVSGPLYVFHSDNDSSYNIEHWGDNWGSGSVISDLDDASMGRVVNITSGTAWGNKASIAWGNEPENAVAIDAYTHLRFKIKANSFTAVEVVLQGPSNPESKVAYALSSGTPLEDGWVEMEVPLPYGFSQLTWLGLIFDSTISDSLLLTDIYMLSQELVTSQPSSAAPQPPALADNEAVVIFSDSLNEDQYISVWNSNWWNAPFYSPGVIDDNNYARYEIAGLGVEGGVTGIEFGIENGSVDASSHVNMNLDLYLEAGISQLEIHLVSSDGSALYSVISPQTEQWVSYQIPFAEMQDADGEGDGVLNPATLTMAGIKLWGEPGKAVFLDNLYFSGQSNTFELAVSVVNQSSQAIAGAQVSVGEQSATTNASGVAFLNLAEGEHKVKADASGYGAAQKNQQLLGADASLEIVLVAENPGPSVAANVASVSDDEVLVLYSDSLQVDKPISYWSDNWWNAPSHSEIQVAGNNVARLQIIPDGVEGGVTGIQYGIQDGVVNASGMTGLRFDMYATSGVSQAVFQVVSASGPVIHTMLPVATEQWISVELVFADMVQPGAFDAASLSQLGVQLWGTTSDSVYLDNIYFY comes from the coding sequence ATGATTGAAATGCTCAAAATTTACTTTTTGGCAATATGTTGTGCCTTAATGCTGGGGTGTGGAGGCAGCAGCGAGACAGACCCCGAGCCACAAAACGCTTATCAAGTTGCTGTCACGGTAGTGGATGCAAATAGCCAATTACCATTAGCAGATGCTCAAGTAAGCATTGCAGAGCAGGCTCAAACAAGTGATCAACAAGGTTACTCTAGCTTTGAGCTAGCTGCTGGTAGCTATTCCTTAAGCGTGAGTTTGGCTGGCTATCAAACTCACCAACAATCTCTAGAGCTTGGTGAGCAAGGCTTAAGCGTAAGTATTAATTTGGAGGCGCAACCAACAGTTAGCGGGCCTTTATATGTTTTTCACTCCGACAATGATAGCTCGTATAACATTGAACACTGGGGAGATAACTGGGGATCTGGCAGTGTAATTAGTGACCTTGATGACGCAAGTATGGGTCGCGTTGTTAATATCACCAGTGGCACCGCCTGGGGCAATAAAGCGTCTATTGCTTGGGGGAATGAGCCTGAAAATGCGGTAGCGATTGATGCTTATACCCACCTTAGATTTAAGATAAAAGCCAATTCCTTTACTGCGGTAGAGGTGGTATTGCAAGGGCCAAGCAATCCTGAATCTAAAGTTGCTTACGCCTTGAGCAGCGGCACGCCATTAGAAGATGGTTGGGTAGAAATGGAAGTTCCTCTGCCCTATGGCTTTAGCCAGCTAACTTGGCTAGGCTTAATTTTTGATAGCACCATCAGTGATAGCTTGTTGCTCACAGACATTTATATGTTAAGCCAAGAGTTAGTGACTAGCCAACCAAGTAGCGCTGCACCACAGCCACCTGCCTTAGCCGACAACGAAGCAGTAGTGATTTTTAGCGATAGCTTAAATGAAGACCAATATATATCGGTGTGGAACTCCAACTGGTGGAATGCGCCATTTTACTCGCCTGGAGTGATTGATGATAACAACTATGCCCGTTATGAGATTGCCGGATTGGGCGTAGAAGGCGGTGTTACTGGTATCGAGTTTGGTATTGAAAATGGCAGCGTTGATGCCTCTTCTCACGTGAATATGAACCTAGATTTGTATTTAGAGGCGGGCATTAGTCAACTGGAGATCCACTTAGTCTCCAGTGATGGCTCAGCTTTGTATAGTGTTATTTCTCCTCAAACTGAGCAATGGGTGTCTTATCAAATTCCCTTTGCTGAAATGCAAGATGCTGATGGCGAAGGTGACGGCGTATTAAACCCAGCAACGTTAACTATGGCCGGCATTAAGTTGTGGGGAGAGCCGGGTAAAGCAGTGTTCTTAGATAACCTGTACTTCTCTGGCCAGTCAAATACCTTCGAGTTAGCAGTAAGTGTTGTAAACCAATCCTCTCAAGCCATTGCTGGAGCGCAGGTGAGCGTGGGTGAGCAAAGTGCAACTACTAACGCCAGTGGTGTGGCTTTCCTTAATCTTGCAGAAGGCGAGCATAAGGTTAAAGCCGATGCCAGTGGTTACGGTGCGGCGCAAAAAAATCAGCAGCTATTGGGAGCTGATGCCAGCCTAGAGATTGTGCTGGTAGCAGAAAACCCTGGGCCAAGCGTTGCGGCAAACGTCGCTAGCGTGAGCGATGATGAGGTATTGGTTTTATACAGTGATAGTTTACAGGTAGATAAACCGATTTCTTATTGGTCTGATAATTGGTGGAATGCGCCAAGCCATAGTGAGATTCAAGTAGCAGGTAACAATGTTGCTCGCTTGCAGATTATTCCAGATGGCGTTGAAGGCGGCGTAACGGGCATTCAATACGGTATTCAAGATGGGGTTGTGAATGCTTCTGGCATGACTGGCTTGCGCTTTGATATGTATGCTACCAGTGGTGTTAGCCAAGCGGTATTCCAGGTTGTCTCTGCCAGTGGCCCGGTTATCCATACCATGCTGCCTGTAGCAACCGAGCAGTGGATTAGTGTTGAGCTAGTATTTGCAGATATGGTTCAACCCGGTGCTTTTGATGCCGCCAGCTTATCGCAACTTGGTGTGCAGCTTTGGGGTACCACTAGTGACAGCGTATACCTAGACAACATCTACTTTTACTAG
- a CDS encoding glycoside hydrolase family 16 protein, whose product MFSQDDAVSRFTVAKKATLLAGLFFAATSSAQAGWEVQWIDTFDGSRVNWSNWTAQTQANYNNEVQCYTDDDYSDERNYEVSEGSLKIIARKKTQNCATLGGQQKTWTSGRLNSKDKREFLYGRIESRIRFHNLEAGTWPAFWMLENRIAEQPIKGDGDNVNWPNVGAGEIDVWEWFSNEPNTYITNFFNVSGCGEEHRYTYPNGGSDVLNWHKYAMEWSEDKIDFYVDETLVVSQNISGCNQYQEPMFVLLNLAMGGNLGGFIDPNLALATMEVDYIAHCQFSDSSDASYCDENAPRADDSEPSDSLASVELSLTQAGNDTRLVDPAAGMVTVTANIEQGEEPLDNYSLYWQTDELPSPIMQGTTLQFDPASMLDGSYSLQVSLEHNADSQLSTRDGLDFTVQASSEPVDGQSDGDSGGGSFGLATLLGLAGLLVFRRKHFK is encoded by the coding sequence ATGTTTTCTCAAGACGATGCAGTAAGCCGTTTTACAGTTGCTAAAAAAGCAACGCTGTTGGCTGGTTTGTTTTTTGCAGCTACTTCATCGGCGCAAGCCGGCTGGGAAGTACAGTGGATCGACACCTTTGATGGTAGCCGGGTAAATTGGAGCAATTGGACCGCTCAAACTCAAGCAAACTATAACAACGAAGTGCAATGTTATACCGACGATGATTACTCTGATGAGCGCAACTATGAGGTATCGGAAGGTAGCTTAAAAATTATCGCCCGCAAAAAGACTCAAAACTGTGCAACTTTAGGCGGTCAACAAAAAACCTGGACCTCAGGGCGCTTAAATTCAAAAGACAAACGAGAGTTTCTGTATGGTCGTATTGAATCGAGGATCCGTTTTCACAACCTAGAAGCGGGTACTTGGCCAGCGTTTTGGATGTTAGAAAACCGCATTGCCGAGCAGCCAATAAAGGGTGATGGCGATAATGTAAATTGGCCAAATGTTGGGGCAGGTGAAATAGATGTATGGGAATGGTTTTCTAATGAGCCAAATACCTATATTACCAACTTCTTTAATGTATCAGGCTGTGGTGAAGAGCATCGTTATACTTATCCAAACGGTGGTAGCGATGTATTAAATTGGCACAAATACGCCATGGAGTGGAGCGAAGACAAAATAGACTTTTACGTTGATGAGACCTTGGTAGTTAGCCAGAATATTAGTGGCTGCAACCAATATCAAGAGCCTATGTTTGTACTGCTTAATCTGGCTATGGGCGGCAATTTAGGTGGTTTTATCGATCCCAATTTAGCGCTTGCCACTATGGAAGTCGATTACATTGCCCATTGCCAATTTAGCGATAGCAGCGATGCTAGCTACTGTGATGAAAATGCGCCCCGTGCCGATGATTCTGAGCCTAGCGACAGTTTAGCCAGTGTTGAACTTAGCCTTACTCAAGCAGGTAATGATACCCGCTTAGTCGACCCTGCTGCCGGCATGGTTACGGTAACTGCCAATATTGAGCAGGGTGAAGAGCCACTCGACAATTACAGTTTGTATTGGCAAACCGATGAACTACCTAGTCCAATTATGCAGGGAACCACTTTGCAGTTTGACCCTGCGTCAATGCTTGATGGCAGCTACTCCCTGCAAGTAAGCCTAGAGCATAACGCTGATAGCCAACTTAGCACCCGCGATGGTTTAGATTTTACTGTGCAAGCAAGCAGTGAGCCTGTTGATGGTCAATCAGATGGTGATTCGGGTGGTGGCAGCTTTGGCTTAGCAACTTTGCTTGGTTTAGCTGGTCTGCTGGTTTTTCGTCGTAAACACTTCAAATAA
- a CDS encoding ABC transporter substrate-binding protein, producing the protein MQSKTVLSSIICGLMLSSGSAIASDLKQGGTLTVPIIGTGFVENYNPYTSKDLLHGVMFEPLMVFNNMTGKTEWRLAKSAEYSDDLKTIKLTLRDGLTWSDGSPLTAKDVAYSFTMTKENGAFDQRGIWTDGNLISIEATNDTTVEFKLNQADSTFIWNLEKYHIIPEKVWSKVSDLTTFTNPNPIGSGPMTEVKYIKTQQMELCRNPNYYLEGLPHLDCITYRSYNDNSQIQPALMKGEIDWGSNFIADIDNTFVAASPENHHYWYPANDAIHLYVNTKEAPFSDLELRKALSMALDREAIVDIAAYGYPTVNFNAGGIGELYSTYIDADVTAKYKDLTTYNPDKANQMLDAAGYVDKSGDGFRQTKDGKRIEFDIEVVNGWTDWIQVVQMVTEYFEEVGIKANVKTVDWAVYDSSLKDSKYKMSINWSLVATHPILAYQDYYSSSRIGKTWHGGHGVHSPEIDALIDGFGKTNDTAEQADIIKQLQVFSAENLPFIPLFSNPTWFQYNSSKIVGWPNAENPYVQPVWYDGGKRVLIINNLHLK; encoded by the coding sequence ATGCAGAGTAAAACGGTTTTATCTTCAATTATTTGCGGTTTAATGTTGTCATCAGGAAGCGCAATAGCCAGCGATCTTAAACAAGGCGGAACCCTTACCGTACCGATTATTGGTACTGGTTTTGTAGAAAACTACAACCCTTATACTTCTAAAGACTTGTTACATGGAGTGATGTTTGAACCATTAATGGTTTTCAACAATATGACCGGTAAAACTGAGTGGCGCCTGGCTAAATCAGCTGAATATTCCGACGATCTTAAAACCATTAAGCTCACCCTTCGTGATGGTTTAACCTGGTCTGATGGCAGCCCTCTTACTGCTAAAGATGTAGCTTATAGCTTCACCATGACCAAAGAAAATGGTGCATTTGACCAACGTGGTATTTGGACCGACGGCAACCTAATTAGCATTGAAGCAACGAATGATACAACGGTAGAGTTTAAGTTAAACCAGGCTGATTCAACCTTTATCTGGAACCTAGAGAAATACCATATCATTCCAGAAAAAGTGTGGAGTAAAGTAAGTGACTTAACCACCTTCACAAACCCCAACCCTATTGGTAGCGGTCCAATGACCGAAGTGAAGTATATTAAAACCCAGCAAATGGAGTTGTGCCGCAACCCCAACTATTACTTAGAAGGTTTGCCTCACTTAGATTGTATTACCTACCGCTCTTACAACGATAACTCGCAAATTCAGCCAGCTTTAATGAAAGGCGAAATTGACTGGGGTTCCAACTTTATTGCTGACATCGACAATACATTTGTTGCGGCAAGCCCAGAAAATCATCATTACTGGTACCCAGCAAACGATGCTATTCATTTATACGTAAATACAAAAGAAGCGCCTTTTAGCGATTTAGAATTACGTAAAGCCTTATCAATGGCTTTAGACCGTGAAGCGATTGTAGATATCGCGGCCTATGGTTACCCAACGGTTAACTTTAATGCCGGTGGTATTGGTGAACTATACAGCACTTATATTGATGCCGACGTTACCGCTAAGTACAAAGACTTAACCACTTACAACCCAGACAAAGCTAACCAAATGTTAGATGCAGCTGGCTATGTAGATAAAAGTGGCGATGGCTTCCGCCAAACCAAAGACGGTAAGCGCATCGAGTTTGATATTGAAGTAGTAAACGGCTGGACCGATTGGATCCAAGTAGTACAAATGGTTACCGAATACTTCGAAGAAGTAGGCATTAAAGCCAATGTGAAAACCGTTGATTGGGCAGTGTATGACTCGTCACTAAAAGACAGTAAATACAAAATGTCGATTAACTGGTCGCTAGTAGCTACCCACCCTATTTTGGCTTACCAAGATTACTACTCAAGTTCGCGCATTGGTAAAACGTGGCATGGTGGTCATGGTGTTCACTCACCAGAAATTGACGCCCTAATTGATGGCTTTGGCAAAACTAACGACACTGCAGAACAGGCCGACATCATCAAGCAGCTGCAAGTATTTAGCGCAGAGAACTTACCTTTCATTCCGCTATTTTCTAATCCAACTTGGTTCCAATACAACAGCTCTAAAATTGTTGGTTGGCCAAACGCAGAAAACCCATATGTACAGCCAGTATGGTACGACGGTGGTAAACGAGTGTTAATCATTAACAATCTTCACCTTAAGTAA
- a CDS encoding ABC transporter permease, which produces MSFLLRRLGFYFTAFLIAISFNFLLPRLMPGDPVDALFAAAQGRMDPAQMDAVREMYGFMDGSVFEQYIAYIKSVFTLDLGPSVLMFPVGVTEVIGMALPWTMFLALGSLIVALIIGVSIGTYASYRREGFFGQVFPPVLAFISNFPYIVTALLLFYFFGLQLELLPLAYTYDPTLDPAFSWEFIGSVLKHAILPMGSMVVVGIATWVFNMRNAMINVLGEDYVTMAEAKGLSSFRVMYRYAGRNAILPVATAIAMAIGFSFAGSIMTEVVFNYQGLGNILLKGIVARDYPLIQAILLILVTAVLTANFIADLLYVWLDPRISK; this is translated from the coding sequence ATGAGTTTTTTATTACGCCGACTGGGCTTTTACTTCACAGCCTTCTTGATCGCCATCTCCTTTAACTTTTTGTTACCCCGGTTAATGCCAGGCGATCCAGTTGACGCATTATTTGCAGCAGCTCAAGGCAGAATGGATCCCGCGCAAATGGACGCGGTAAGAGAAATGTATGGTTTTATGGATGGCTCGGTTTTTGAGCAATACATTGCCTACATTAAAAGTGTATTTACCTTGGATTTAGGTCCTTCAGTATTAATGTTCCCAGTGGGAGTAACTGAAGTGATAGGAATGGCCCTGCCGTGGACCATGTTCCTAGCCCTAGGTTCATTGATTGTAGCGCTAATTATCGGGGTATCAATTGGCACCTACGCTTCTTATCGACGTGAAGGTTTTTTTGGTCAGGTATTTCCGCCGGTACTCGCCTTTATTAGTAATTTCCCGTACATCGTAACTGCATTATTGCTGTTCTACTTTTTTGGTTTGCAGTTAGAGCTGCTGCCACTGGCTTATACCTACGACCCTACCTTAGACCCTGCTTTTAGTTGGGAGTTTATTGGTAGCGTACTTAAACACGCCATATTACCCATGGGCTCCATGGTTGTGGTAGGCATTGCCACCTGGGTATTTAACATGCGTAACGCCATGATTAATGTGCTGGGTGAAGACTATGTGACGATGGCAGAAGCCAAAGGTCTATCGAGCTTTCGGGTAATGTATCGCTACGCTGGGCGTAACGCGATCTTACCGGTAGCTACCGCTATAGCCATGGCCATTGGTTTCTCATTTGCCGGCTCAATCATGACCGAGGTGGTGTTTAACTACCAAGGCTTAGGCAACATCTTGCTTAAAGGTATTGTGGCGCGCGACTACCCACTTATTCAGGCTATTTTGCTCATTCTTGTTACTGCGGTACTAACTGCAAACTTCATCGCCGACTTGTTGTATGTCTGGCTTGATCCCCGTATTTCGAAGTAG